In a single window of the Acetivibrio clariflavus DSM 19732 genome:
- a CDS encoding aminopeptidase: MKDPRITQLAHNLINYSVELKPGENILIECIGDCYALAKELIREAYKAGGVPFLTVKDNELLRILLNDCTEEQIKMTASYEIARMKDMKAYIGIRAGENVSELGGVPQDKMKIYMEHYSKPLHSDIRVKSTKWCVLRYPNNSMAQLANMPTEHFEDFYFKVCNLDYQKMSNAMDNLIKIMERTDKVRIVAKGTDLSFSIKGLPAIKCDGKMNIPDGEVFTAPVKTSVNGVITYNTPAVYQGVTFENIRLEFKDGKIINATCNNTERLNQILDTDEGARYIGEFAIGVNPFIETPMKDTLFDEKIKGSIHFTPGSCYDECDNGNKSAIHWDLVLIQRPEYGGGEIWFDDVLVRKDGLFVIDELKCLNPENLI; the protein is encoded by the coding sequence ATGAAAGATCCACGTATAACACAACTTGCTCACAACCTAATTAATTATTCAGTAGAACTGAAACCCGGTGAAAACATTCTTATTGAATGTATCGGTGATTGTTATGCCCTTGCAAAGGAATTGATCAGAGAGGCTTATAAAGCAGGAGGTGTTCCTTTTCTTACAGTAAAAGACAATGAACTTCTAAGGATTCTTTTAAACGACTGTACTGAAGAGCAGATAAAAATGACTGCATCTTATGAGATAGCACGCATGAAAGACATGAAAGCATATATAGGAATAAGGGCCGGAGAAAATGTCAGCGAACTTGGCGGAGTTCCTCAGGACAAAATGAAAATATATATGGAACATTACTCCAAACCCCTTCATTCCGACATCAGAGTCAAAAGCACCAAATGGTGCGTATTAAGATACCCCAACAATTCTATGGCACAGCTTGCAAACATGCCCACAGAGCACTTTGAAGATTTTTATTTCAAGGTGTGCAACTTAGATTATCAAAAAATGTCCAATGCCATGGACAATCTTATAAAAATCATGGAAAGAACCGACAAAGTCCGCATCGTTGCCAAAGGCACCGATCTCTCCTTCTCCATTAAGGGCCTTCCGGCAATAAAATGTGACGGCAAAATGAATATTCCCGACGGTGAAGTTTTCACTGCACCTGTAAAGACTTCTGTTAACGGAGTTATTACCTACAATACCCCTGCCGTTTACCAGGGAGTTACTTTTGAAAACATAAGGCTGGAATTTAAAGACGGCAAGATAATAAATGCTACCTGTAACAATACAGAAAGGCTAAACCAAATATTGGACACCGACGAAGGGGCAAGGTATATCGGTGAATTTGCTATTGGAGTCAATCCTTTCATAGAAACTCCTATGAAGGATACACTCTTTGATGAAAAAATAAAAGGAAGCATACACTTCACTCCCGGAAGCTGCTATGATGAATGTGATAATGGCAACAAATCGGCAATACACTGGGACCTTGTTCTTATCCAACGTCCCGAATATGGCGGCGGAGAAATATGGTTTGATGATGTTCTCGTCAGAAAAGACGGACTTTTCGTAATCGATGAACTAAAGTGCCTAAATCCGGAAAACTTGATATAA
- the pepF gene encoding oligoendopeptidase F, which yields MTDKNEKTLPKRDEIDEKYKWKLSDMYPDLDHWEKDFNTVKQLVQEIAKYKGTLDKSPENLLKCLKLSNDMMALNDMVYVYARMKRDEDNGNSTFQAISDRASTLSTEVYAANSFIVPEITSIPQDKIENFMESCEELKVYRQFFNEIFRQKEHILSEKEEQLLALASDMASAARDIFTMFNNADLKFPFIKDENGEEVELTKGRYIKFLESHDRRVRKDAFTALYETYTKYKNTLAASLTGNLKANKFYSTAQKYNSSLEASLDADNISTEVYDNLIDTVNKNIPLLHRYLRLRKKALKLDELHMYDLYVPIVEETKKNIPYEEALNLVEQGLTPLGDEYIGYLKKAFSSGWIDVFENQGKTSGAYSWGAYKSHPYVLLNYQGTIDDVFTIAHEMGHALHSYYTNMTQPYIYSEYKIFVAEVASTVNECLLMDYMLKNTTGREEKAYLLNHYLEQFRGTVFRQVMFAEFEKIIHSMLQEGKALTADILCDVYLKLNKKYFEAEVNVDDAIKMEWARIPHFYTSFYVYKYATGFSSAVAISNMILNEGQPAVDRYKEFLKSGSSDYPLELLKKAGVDLYTPKPIEDALLVFEKIVNELEALI from the coding sequence ATGACCGATAAAAATGAAAAAACTCTTCCTAAAAGAGATGAGATTGACGAAAAATACAAATGGAAACTAAGTGACATGTATCCGGACCTTGATCATTGGGAAAAGGATTTCAATACCGTAAAACAACTTGTTCAGGAAATTGCCAAATACAAAGGTACATTGGACAAAAGTCCTGAAAATCTTCTTAAGTGCCTCAAACTCAGCAATGACATGATGGCATTAAACGACATGGTCTATGTATATGCAAGAATGAAAAGAGATGAAGACAACGGAAATTCTACTTTCCAGGCAATTTCCGACAGAGCTTCTACTCTTTCAACAGAAGTTTATGCTGCAAACTCCTTTATTGTTCCGGAAATCACATCCATTCCTCAGGATAAAATTGAAAATTTCATGGAAAGCTGTGAGGAACTTAAAGTTTATAGGCAGTTTTTCAATGAAATTTTCCGCCAGAAAGAACATATCCTTTCAGAAAAAGAAGAACAACTTCTGGCTTTGGCATCGGATATGGCAAGTGCTGCAAGGGACATATTCACCATGTTCAACAATGCCGATTTGAAATTTCCCTTTATAAAAGACGAAAACGGTGAGGAAGTTGAGCTTACTAAAGGAAGATATATAAAATTTCTTGAAAGCCACGACAGAAGGGTCAGAAAAGATGCCTTCACAGCACTCTATGAAACCTATACAAAATATAAAAATACTTTAGCTGCATCATTAACCGGCAATCTCAAAGCAAATAAATTCTATTCAACGGCACAAAAATACAATTCATCCTTAGAAGCTTCCCTCGATGCAGATAATATAAGCACTGAAGTATATGATAACTTAATAGACACTGTCAATAAAAATATTCCGCTTTTACACCGCTATTTAAGACTTCGGAAAAAAGCTCTGAAACTGGATGAATTGCATATGTATGATCTATATGTGCCCATTGTGGAAGAGACCAAAAAAAATATTCCCTATGAAGAAGCACTAAACCTGGTCGAACAGGGATTAACCCCTTTGGGTGATGAATATATTGGATACCTCAAAAAAGCTTTTTCATCGGGATGGATAGATGTGTTCGAAAATCAGGGTAAAACCAGCGGCGCATATTCCTGGGGAGCGTATAAATCCCACCCCTATGTTCTGCTGAACTATCAGGGAACAATAGATGATGTTTTCACAATTGCTCATGAAATGGGGCATGCACTTCATTCCTATTATACAAACATGACCCAGCCTTATATATATTCAGAATATAAAATATTTGTCGCTGAAGTGGCTTCTACAGTTAACGAATGTCTACTTATGGACTATATGCTAAAAAATACAACCGGTCGGGAAGAAAAAGCCTATCTTTTGAATCATTATCTTGAACAATTCCGAGGAACAGTCTTCCGTCAGGTTATGTTTGCGGAATTTGAAAAGATAATTCACTCAATGCTTCAGGAAGGAAAAGCTCTTACTGCCGACATACTCTGCGATGTTTATCTCAAACTGAACAAGAAATACTTCGAGGCCGAAGTAAATGTCGATGATGCTATCAAAATGGAATGGGCAAGAATTCCCCATTTTTATACCAGTTTTTATGTCTATAAATACGCAACTGGTTTTTCATCAGCAGTGGCAATTTCAAATATGATATTAAATGAAGGTCAGCCTGCTGTTGACCGATATAAAGAATTTTTAAAGAGCGGAAGCTCCGATTATCCTTTAGAACTTCTGAAAAAGGCAGGAGTTGATTTATATACTCCAAAACCTATTGAAGATGCTCTACTGGTGTTCGAAAAAATAGTCAATGAATTGGAGGCACTTATATGA
- a CDS encoding nucleotide pyrophosphohydrolase: MNNIDLTQAVEALIKFRSERDWSKFHTPKNLSMSIAIEASELMEHFQWKNEDEVNQYLSIPENLEKVKEEIADILSYLLLLSTDLKIDLNRTLLDKIQKNSEKYPVSKCKGKSAKYNEL, from the coding sequence ATGAATAATATAGATTTGACTCAAGCTGTGGAAGCTTTGATAAAATTCAGATCCGAACGGGACTGGTCCAAGTTTCATACCCCCAAGAACCTGTCCATGTCTATCGCAATTGAAGCTTCAGAACTTATGGAACATTTTCAGTGGAAAAACGAAGACGAGGTCAATCAATATCTTTCCATACCGGAAAACCTTGAAAAAGTCAAGGAAGAAATAGCAGATATTCTCTCTTACCTTCTACTTTTATCTACTGATTTAAAAATCGACCTTAACCGTACTTTATTGGACAAGATTCAGAAGAATTCTGAAAAATATCCCGTTTCCAAGTGTAAAGGGAAATCTGCCAAATACAACGAATTATAA
- the gltA gene encoding NADPH-dependent glutamate synthase, with the protein MPNMSPKKVPMPEQDPNVRNKNFLEVALGYTEEMAKEEAQRCLQCKHRPCVEGCPVNVQIPDFIKLVAEGRFEEAYEKITETNSLPAICGRVCPQETQCEKLCVRGKKGEPVGIGRLERFAADWYMANAKPKEVKIEKLNKKVAVIGSGPAGITCAGDLAKMGYDVTIFEAFHTPGGVLMYGIPEFRLPKELVQKEIDLVKRLGVEIKTNMVIGKVFTLDELFNEGYKAIFIASGAGLPSFLGIEGENLNGVYSANEFLTRINLMKAYKFPDNDTPVKVGKTVAVVGGGNVAMDAARSAKRLGADNVYVIYRRSEEEMPARLEEIHHAKEEGIIFKLLTNPVRIIGTEDGWVKGMECIEMELGEPDASGRKKPVPKPNSEHVIDVDTVIIAIGQTPNPLITSTTPGLTTQKWGGIIVNEETLATSKPGVFAGGDAVTGAATVILAMGAGKKAAKAIDQYIQSKN; encoded by the coding sequence ATGCCTAATATGTCACCGAAAAAAGTACCTATGCCGGAACAGGACCCTAATGTGAGGAACAAAAATTTCCTTGAAGTGGCACTGGGGTATACGGAAGAGATGGCAAAGGAAGAGGCTCAAAGATGTCTTCAATGCAAACACAGACCCTGTGTGGAAGGATGTCCGGTAAATGTCCAGATACCCGATTTTATAAAACTTGTGGCCGAAGGCAGGTTTGAAGAAGCCTATGAAAAAATCACGGAAACCAATAGCCTTCCCGCCATTTGCGGCAGGGTCTGCCCTCAGGAGACCCAGTGCGAAAAATTATGCGTACGGGGAAAAAAGGGCGAACCGGTCGGCATTGGCAGACTCGAAAGATTTGCTGCCGATTGGTATATGGCAAACGCAAAGCCCAAAGAAGTAAAAATTGAAAAATTGAACAAAAAAGTTGCCGTGATAGGTTCCGGTCCTGCAGGAATCACGTGTGCAGGAGACCTTGCCAAAATGGGCTATGATGTAACCATTTTTGAAGCTTTCCACACCCCGGGAGGTGTCCTGATGTATGGAATTCCGGAATTCAGGCTGCCTAAAGAACTGGTACAAAAAGAAATTGACTTGGTCAAAAGACTTGGAGTTGAAATTAAAACCAACATGGTTATTGGAAAGGTATTTACCTTAGATGAACTATTTAATGAAGGTTATAAAGCAATATTCATTGCTTCCGGTGCAGGCCTCCCCAGTTTTTTGGGTATAGAGGGCGAAAATCTAAATGGAGTATATTCAGCCAATGAATTCCTGACAAGGATAAACCTTATGAAAGCATACAAATTCCCCGATAACGATACACCGGTCAAAGTAGGCAAAACAGTTGCTGTTGTTGGCGGCGGCAATGTTGCCATGGATGCTGCCCGAAGTGCAAAAAGACTTGGCGCGGATAACGTATATGTCATATACAGACGTTCCGAAGAAGAAATGCCTGCCCGATTGGAAGAAATTCATCACGCCAAGGAAGAAGGTATTATTTTCAAGCTTCTTACCAACCCAGTAAGAATTATCGGTACCGAGGATGGATGGGTTAAAGGCATGGAATGTATTGAAATGGAACTGGGTGAGCCAGACGCCTCCGGCAGAAAAAAACCGGTACCCAAACCGAATTCTGAGCATGTTATCGATGTTGACACGGTTATAATTGCCATAGGCCAGACCCCAAATCCTTTAATAACGTCAACAACTCCGGGACTTACTACTCAAAAATGGGGCGGAATAATTGTAAACGAAGAAACTTTGGCAACCAGTAAACCGGGTGTTTTTGCCGGCGGAGATGCCGTAACCGGTGCTGCTACCGTTATCCTTGCTATGGGTGCAGGTAAAAAAGCAGCAAAAGCAATAGATCAATATATTCAGTCAAAAAATTGA
- a CDS encoding glycoside hydrolase family 43 protein: MAKIPKQREPLVTHIYTADPSAHVFEGKIYIYPSHDRDIDVEQNDNGDQYMMEDYHVLSMDDLNSPVIDHGVALHINDVPWAKQQMWAPDAAFKNGTYYFYFPARDKEGIFRIGVATSKNPAGPFKPEPDYIKGTFSIDPAVFVDDDGKAYMYVGGLWGGQLEKWKTGKFDPNGKEPAPTEPALGPYVAELNDDMISLKEDLQQVSIVDEDGNPILAGDEDRRFFEASWVHKYNGYYYLSYSTGTTHYLVYAISKNPKGPFVYKGRILEPVIGWTTHHSIVQIGDKWYLFYHDSSLSNGVNHKRCVKYTELTYNEDGTIKTIHPYEK; this comes from the coding sequence ATGGCAAAAATCCCAAAGCAAAGAGAACCTTTAGTAACGCATATTTATACTGCAGATCCTTCAGCACACGTTTTTGAAGGAAAAATTTATATTTATCCTTCCCATGACAGGGATATCGACGTAGAACAAAATGACAACGGCGATCAATACATGATGGAAGACTACCATGTTTTATCTATGGATGATTTGAATTCTCCTGTAATTGACCATGGAGTTGCACTTCATATTAATGATGTTCCATGGGCAAAACAGCAAATGTGGGCACCTGATGCGGCATTTAAAAACGGTACCTATTATTTCTACTTCCCTGCAAGAGATAAAGAAGGAATATTTAGAATCGGTGTTGCCACAAGTAAGAATCCGGCAGGTCCGTTTAAGCCCGAACCAGACTACATAAAAGGGACTTTTAGTATTGACCCGGCTGTCTTTGTAGATGATGACGGCAAAGCATATATGTATGTCGGTGGATTGTGGGGAGGACAGCTGGAAAAATGGAAGACAGGTAAATTCGACCCTAACGGTAAAGAACCTGCGCCTACAGAACCGGCGTTGGGGCCATATGTGGCTGAGCTGAACGATGATATGATTTCATTAAAGGAAGATCTTCAACAGGTTTCCATTGTTGATGAAGATGGTAATCCAATTTTGGCAGGGGACGAGGATAGAAGGTTTTTTGAAGCTTCTTGGGTGCATAAGTACAATGGTTATTATTATCTGTCCTATTCAACAGGGACAACCCACTACCTTGTATATGCAATAAGCAAGAATCCTAAGGGACCTTTTGTGTACAAGGGAAGAATCCTTGAGCCGGTTATTGGATGGACAACCCACCATTCCATTGTGCAGATTGGTGACAAGTGGTATCTGTTCTACCATGATTCATCATTGTCTAACGGAGTAAATCATAAGAGATGCGTAAAATATACTGAGCTTACTTACAATGAGGATGGAACTATAAAAACAATACATCCATATGAGAAATAA
- a CDS encoding fibronectin type III domain-containing protein, with product MLINMHTYKSLKLFLIIPAVIIISIAAGISVKAAFTLNISTSVANSDTQINLNWTSVADSVYYKVARDNTVIKIINVDTERNFLSYSDTDLMPETTYNYTVTAVNSDGEVIQTASKSATTTQMKAPSIVSYYVDLNKKSVTLNWINNSKAVRETSVIKVNDGVIANLPDDGTSITFIDPSLEANKSVKYQLVSGDGKGHNSPHSSAITVTPVELPTITAALDNNQIKISWGPNADIEKFVLERSVYSENSWGPWTTIVSNIKKNSTYAIDSSAGDGTYRYRLSINTETFRGYSNISNPVTRILSPKNLQCVPVNARRIDLSWTNPQGWDYKLKVERRKASSKNYTVLSVLDSNISSYSDTDNIELNTGYYYRITAFNEKGISASSSEYYIYTGPPAAAHSLSADIVSSSKVILYWNDNSDNELGFIIERKSGSEGFTKIAEVPANVTTYTDGTLSADKTYTYRVIPYNPYGNAKSYTKELTLSTSLLKDSPASLTATAISTNEIELTWTYTELGNYATAIERKSGSNGSWEIIALLPVGFTSYNDIALTDNNQYYYRVKAVLKEDVYSKPYPNNDTGVAAHTKLKAPQNLKASWSSADTIRLTWLDKSYGAEYFVIERKIGDGSFVVIDTISADEGNTWYDNLLKPGSSYTYRLKSIKGDHSSDYSDEVTVEGYAIPAPSNLKAVILSESKIMLTWEDNSDNETNFIIEQKTGSSTAWKQIGSVKSNITSFTVDKLKPDVKYIFRVKSYNSTHFLSAESEECEVLIQNLAAPSGLSAKAISSSAITLEWRDNSSGEQGFIIERKTGKNEFKEIARTGPNIEKYTDNSVEAGKEYYYRVMAFSESLYTDYTNTSSAVTQAIKPFEDLNSVPWAKSPIEYLAARGIIKGKSANPNLFAPNDKITRAEFISLVVAGFKFEKTPVGTFEDVKPEHWFYKNVMIAKNMGIVSGIGNNFFYPYEPIKREDIAVILARVLKISGNPLPENDISILDKYSDRDDISDYALISMALLNGEKIINGKSSTILAPKDYATRAEAAVILYNILTNYNMSGT from the coding sequence ATGCTTATAAATATGCATACATATAAATCTTTAAAATTATTCCTGATAATACCAGCAGTAATTATTATATCAATTGCTGCTGGTATATCAGTAAAAGCCGCTTTTACACTCAATATTAGTACTTCCGTTGCCAATTCCGATACACAGATAAACTTAAATTGGACTTCTGTTGCCGATTCGGTTTACTACAAAGTTGCCAGGGACAATACAGTAATAAAAATAATAAACGTCGACACCGAAAGAAATTTCTTAAGCTATTCCGATACCGACCTAATGCCTGAAACTACATATAATTATACCGTTACCGCAGTAAACTCAGACGGAGAGGTTATTCAAACAGCCAGCAAAAGCGCTACAACGACACAAATGAAAGCACCTTCCATTGTCTCATATTATGTGGATTTAAATAAAAAATCGGTAACCCTGAATTGGATTAACAATTCCAAGGCTGTTCGCGAAACTTCAGTAATAAAGGTTAACGATGGAGTAATAGCCAATTTGCCTGATGACGGAACATCCATTACTTTTATAGACCCGTCCCTTGAAGCCAATAAATCGGTAAAATATCAACTTGTTTCCGGTGACGGCAAAGGCCACAATTCTCCCCATTCTTCTGCAATAACCGTTACACCTGTAGAATTGCCTACTATTACCGCTGCTTTGGACAATAATCAAATTAAAATTTCCTGGGGTCCAAATGCCGATATTGAAAAGTTCGTATTGGAACGCTCGGTATACTCGGAAAATTCATGGGGCCCATGGACAACCATTGTAAGTAATATCAAAAAGAACAGCACCTATGCTATCGACTCCTCTGCCGGTGACGGTACATACAGATACCGTCTGAGTATAAATACCGAAACCTTTAGAGGTTACAGCAATATATCAAATCCTGTAACCAGAATTCTTTCTCCAAAAAATTTACAGTGCGTGCCCGTCAATGCCCGCAGAATTGACTTAAGCTGGACAAACCCTCAAGGATGGGACTACAAGTTAAAAGTTGAAAGAAGAAAAGCCTCCAGTAAAAACTATACAGTTTTATCAGTACTTGATAGCAATATTTCATCGTATTCCGATACCGACAACATTGAACTTAATACCGGATATTACTATAGGATTACGGCATTCAATGAAAAAGGCATTTCAGCTTCAAGTTCAGAATACTATATATATACCGGTCCTCCCGCTGCTGCCCATTCGCTAAGTGCAGATATTGTCTCTTCTTCAAAAGTGATACTTTACTGGAACGATAACTCGGACAACGAACTTGGTTTCATAATAGAAAGGAAGTCCGGTTCTGAAGGTTTCACAAAAATAGCTGAGGTACCGGCAAATGTTACTACTTACACCGATGGGACACTTTCTGCTGATAAAACCTATACTTACAGAGTTATACCCTATAACCCATACGGCAATGCCAAATCCTATACCAAGGAGCTTACTCTTTCCACATCTTTGTTAAAAGATTCTCCTGCTTCATTGACAGCTACAGCAATATCCACAAACGAAATCGAATTGACTTGGACTTACACAGAGTTAGGAAACTATGCCACTGCTATAGAAAGAAAAAGCGGTTCAAACGGAAGTTGGGAAATTATAGCTCTTCTGCCGGTTGGATTTACAAGTTACAACGATATCGCTCTTACTGACAATAACCAATACTATTACAGGGTCAAGGCGGTTCTCAAAGAAGATGTATATTCAAAACCCTATCCAAACAACGATACCGGCGTAGCAGCTCATACCAAGCTAAAAGCTCCTCAAAATCTCAAAGCATCATGGAGTTCAGCCGATACAATAAGATTAACCTGGCTTGACAAATCCTATGGTGCCGAGTACTTTGTTATTGAGCGAAAAATCGGTGACGGTTCTTTTGTTGTTATAGATACCATTTCAGCTGATGAAGGAAACACCTGGTATGACAACTTGCTAAAACCAGGATCAAGTTATACCTACAGATTAAAATCGATAAAGGGAGACCATTCTTCTGATTACTCGGATGAAGTCACTGTTGAAGGATATGCAATTCCTGCTCCCTCAAACTTAAAAGCCGTCATCCTTTCCGAATCAAAGATAATGCTTACATGGGAGGACAACTCAGATAACGAAACTAATTTTATAATTGAGCAAAAAACCGGTTCAAGCACTGCCTGGAAACAAATCGGCAGTGTCAAGTCCAATATAACAAGCTTTACGGTGGATAAACTCAAACCGGATGTTAAATATATTTTCAGGGTTAAATCTTACAACTCAACTCACTTCTTAAGTGCAGAAAGTGAGGAATGTGAAGTACTTATACAAAACCTGGCGGCTCCATCAGGTCTTTCCGCCAAAGCCATATCTTCCTCAGCCATTACACTTGAGTGGAGAGACAACTCATCAGGTGAACAGGGGTTTATCATTGAAAGAAAGACCGGCAAGAACGAATTTAAAGAAATTGCAAGAACCGGTCCAAACATAGAAAAGTACACTGACAATAGTGTTGAAGCAGGAAAAGAGTATTATTACAGAGTGATGGCCTTTAGCGAATCATTATATACAGATTACACCAATACATCTTCCGCAGTCACTCAAGCTATTAAACCTTTTGAGGATTTAAATTCTGTGCCATGGGCCAAAAGTCCCATTGAATATTTGGCAGCAAGAGGTATAATAAAAGGAAAATCGGCAAATCCAAACTTATTTGCACCCAATGATAAAATAACCCGGGCAGAGTTTATAAGCCTTGTAGTTGCCGGTTTTAAATTTGAAAAAACCCCAGTCGGAACTTTTGAAGATGTGAAACCCGAACATTGGTTCTATAAAAATGTAATGATCGCCAAAAACATGGGTATAGTTTCAGGTATAGGAAATAACTTCTTCTATCCCTATGAACCTATAAAAAGAGAAGATATTGCCGTCATATTGGCAAGAGTTTTAAAAATTTCCGGCAATCCTCTGCCTGAAAACGACATAAGCATTCTCGACAAATATTCAGACAGAGATGACATATCTGACTATGCCTTAATAAGCATGGCACTATTGAACGGCGAAAAAATTATCAATGGCAAAAGCAGTACGATACTTGCACCAAAAGATTATGCAACCAGAGCCGAAGCCGCCGTTATTCTTTACAATATTTTAACCAATTATAATATGTCCGGAACTTAA
- a CDS encoding sulfide/dihydroorotate dehydrogenase-like FAD/NAD-binding protein: MFRIVRKQILNPSVTLMEVEAPLIARKAEPGQFIILRVNDEGERIPLTIADYDREKGTVTIIFQIVGKTTEILGNLEEGDAILDFVGPLGVPSHLEGVKKAAVIGGGLGTAIAFPQAKKLHSLGAEVDAIAGFRNKELIILEEELKSVSNRVFITTDDGSNGNKGFVTDVLKKLLEEGNKYDLVIAIGPLVMMKAVSNLTKQYNIKTIVSMNPIMIDGTGMCGGCRVTVGGKIKFACVDGPDFDGHEVDFDEAMRRQLMYKKEEQVSLDAHKCRLRGVDNA; this comes from the coding sequence ATGTTCAGAATAGTCAGGAAGCAAATCTTGAACCCTTCGGTTACATTAATGGAAGTTGAAGCCCCATTAATAGCCAGAAAAGCAGAGCCAGGTCAGTTCATAATTTTAAGGGTAAACGACGAAGGAGAACGCATACCTTTAACTATAGCAGATTATGACAGAGAAAAGGGCACTGTTACAATAATCTTTCAGATAGTCGGTAAAACTACTGAAATTTTGGGTAATTTAGAAGAAGGAGATGCCATACTGGACTTTGTCGGACCTCTAGGCGTTCCATCACACCTTGAAGGTGTAAAAAAAGCTGCCGTTATTGGCGGCGGATTAGGTACGGCAATTGCATTTCCGCAAGCCAAAAAGCTTCATAGTCTAGGTGCTGAAGTTGATGCAATTGCAGGATTCAGAAATAAAGAACTTATTATTTTGGAAGAGGAATTAAAGTCTGTAAGCAACAGAGTTTTTATAACCACCGATGACGGTTCGAACGGAAACAAGGGATTTGTAACTGATGTATTGAAAAAACTTTTGGAAGAAGGAAATAAATACGATTTGGTAATTGCTATAGGCCCTCTTGTTATGATGAAGGCTGTAAGCAATCTTACTAAACAATACAATATAAAGACGATAGTAAGCATGAACCCCATAATGATAGATGGAACAGGCATGTGTGGAGGATGCCGTGTAACAGTTGGCGGCAAAATCAAATTTGCATGCGTAGACGGCCCCGATTTTGACGGTCATGAAGTTGATTTCGATGAAGCCATGAGAAGACAGCTCATGTACAAGAAAGAAGAGCAAGTATCTTTAGATGCTCATAAATGCAGATTGAGAGGTGTCGATAATGCCTAA